Below is a genomic region from Alosa alosa isolate M-15738 ecotype Scorff River chromosome 24, AALO_Geno_1.1, whole genome shotgun sequence.
CGTTGGGGTAGACGATGTCCTTGAGCTTCTTGAGGGACTCGCGCATGACATGGATGTTATGGATGTCCAGGAAGACCAGCTCCGCGTTCTGATAGGCGTCGTCCCCCTCGTAGCCCCCACCTGTCGCCTGTAGAGGAGAGCAGGGGTCGTGgtggtgggagagggagagaatcaagatcagaggtcaaaggttagAGAGGTCAAAGCAGCATGGCCGCGGATGAGGACAGTGTACTTTCAATAGACACGTATCTCCACAGTCCTCCATGCTGATTCTgagcttaacacacacacattcatatggcTGTGAGTGATGAGGACCTCCCTCAGTCATGGTCCTCACTGAGAATTAACGGCAAAACATTCTGTGCAAAGAGGCTCGGAATTCCTGAAATTGTTTTTCTGTGAGCAACTGTTAAACTCTGGCGCAACTCCACAGCAACCTTAAGTAAACTCTAATTAGCAAGCGCTGTCAGGCTCCAGGCTGTCGTTTTGTTTTTGCAACCCAacgcaacaccacacacacacacacacacacagtactcagTCTCCAGTGCTGCAGAAGACTTTCCAGTAACTCTACCTCCGTTACCTCTGCTGACATCAGTAACCAGTCAAGCAGGCAAAACCCACACACCTACAGACATGATACAAAAAGAGAacagaacaaaagagagaggagaagatctGCACCCTTCatcactccaacacacacacacacacacacacacacacacaggccgagAGAGACCTTAAACATCTCATTCTGACCTTGTTTGCGACGGCATTGACGTTGGGCCGGGCGTCAAAGATGGTGAGCTTGGTGGTGCCGTTGGCCTCGCGGATCATCTCGAGGTAGCGCTCGTCATCCTTGTTGCGCTTGCCGCTCATGCCCACCAGGGGCTGGCTGCAGCGCACAATCACTGCCTGGTTCTCCTTGTTGATCCACGACAGCACCTTTTTACCATGGGGGTGGATTTAAAGGTCATGATAGGGCTGAGCGGCAAGCCGAGTGATACAGCTTCGCTGCTTTGATAGGATCATGTCTACTCTGTTGTTTCTTCACCTAATTACCGGTATATTATACTTCTCCAAAGGTTTTGAGAACATTCATTTCATTTAGGCAAGAAAACATGAGCACTGTTTGTCAATACAATTGGAGCACTTTGTTCATTGTTTGCACCTTCTAATTAAATCTGTTAAAGTTTCTTTGGGTTCAGTCATGAGAAGTGGAagattgttttgtatttaactTGGGACACTTATTGAACCATTTAACCATTAGTTTTATATTATGTACTTTCACCAAATCTAAACACTTTGCCTTCAGTGAAATACCAACTGGTCTACAGGTGATCCACAACCCACCCTCAACCAACCACTCCCCACCCTCCCCTGGTGTCCTTACTGGGATGCGGCAGCGGGATCGGAAGGTGGCCACCTTCTGCAGGTCATCCTCCGTGGCCTTGAACGGCACCACCAGGATGGTGGGGTACGTGTCGCACAGTTTGTAGTCCTCGTTGATGAAAGAGATTCGCCACTTGTCAGTGGGAAGGCCCTGGCAATCACAGAGGGGATAAGAATCAGCTGGCGGAGATGTTGCTGATTAAACTGTCAGGATCacacatagacagtaaaagatatggacagagTCATCGCGTAGACGTCAGTGAAGCgggtgaagcaaatttcaaccgtttcctgttggtcgaTGAGTGGCTGATTACAGGGTGATTCATGAGCCATTATGTTTAGATAGAACCTCTCGGCTTACTGGGTgacatgtaaacaaaactgACCAGTACTTCTCAGTTCAGGTAGTGGATTATGTACATTATTATACAGTTAGGTTCTGTTTCACTTAACTAGTTGTCTTCCCGTTAGCCGAGTGGAGAAGCTTGTTTCTTCTGGTAAAGTTCTGCATCCTTGGCTAGATATTCATATTTCCTAATTTGAGAACGAGAGGCTAAGCTTGTTTCTGACTGTTAACCTTGTCTGCCACTCTGAATGGACATGTGTAACATGTGTATAAAAGTGTTACAACCCATCACATGACTGTGTGAGCAAGTATCAACCTGCAGTGTGGTTGACCATGgaggctacaaacacacacctgcctccGGTACTCCTCCATGGGTTTGTAAACGTGCCAGCCGTTCTCATCAAATTTCTCCTGACTGAGGTATGCAAACAGCGGCTAAACAGAgtgaaaagagaaagggagagagagtggtcacacgagagaacacacacacacacacatacggaacGGACACTGAAGTCAAATACATGATGACCATATTTAGTTATGACATAGGTAGATCActgggaaaataaaaaaaagacaccAAAAGCCAAGTTGCTGAGGGAAGTGAAATGACCTTCATGTCCTTTTATAGCTACAGTGATACATCTGCTAACACAGACATTTCCATAGATACATATCCACACCATCATTCACACATAGATGCATTCACACATATTGACATGCAATCCCTAAACTCTACCTCTCTTTTTCTGtacacagattttgacacacacacacacacacacacacacacacacacacacacacacacacacacacacacacacacacacacacacacacacacacacacacacacacacacacacacacacacacacacacacacacacacacacacacacacacacacacacacacacacacacacacacacacacacacacactcttatggGAACTTACCAGGCcgtgggagagaggaaaggcatATCTGAAGAGTATCTCAAAGATGTCTCTTCTACTGTGACCCTCCTGCTTCAGAGCAAACCTCAGGTTCCTCATATCctgcaccacacaccacacacacacacaccccacagcaTTACTCATCTAGCCACAGCCCATGCAATTCAAGAGCTTGACAAGCTCTAAAATCAAGTGACGTCACCCCTCTCCTGACATCTCGGTTTTGTACCGAACACACTGGAATATTCAGTAATGAAATAATTTATGTGAAATATATGTTTACAAGTGAAATATTGGGTATCCacccagtgttgtgtgtgtgtgtgtgtgaacacaggtCTGACCTTGCAGGTGATGTCCAGACCATACGAGTTCTCCCCTCGACTGGAGGCCCCGCCCATTTTCTCCACCCGACTGATTGCCCCCAGTGGGACGTCCAGGACCACCACATGGTCCTAAAACACACCATGTTTTAGGATTAATCACCCAGGTTATTTTCATGGAAAATGAGGTCTAAACATAAGTTTGTCCTGCTGAGTATCCACTGTTAGGTTGCTGACTAGAGTCTTTGTGCTGGCCAAACCAATAGGTGGACAGAGGGGAAAAGAAGCCTCTTTATTTGGGACAGACAAACTCTCCTCTGGAGAAATCAGCACTATACAAAACCTTCTGTCGGACCTGAGCAATGCTTTAAAGGCCGACAAAAAAGGCTTTGCAGGTGCCCACAAgtgtgagtgaggaggagtctgcgtgtgtgtgtgtgtgtgagagtacacacacacacacacacttctcatatTCTCCATGCCCAAGCTCAATCCTGTGAAACAGACCTCCGGTTCTGCTGCTTTGGGACTAAGGGATGGGCGAGCAGTCTACCCCAAGAAACATACACTTCGTCTGGCTACAAAACCATGGCCAGGCTTTATTGTACACAGTCAGATCTACTGGGTGCTCCAGACTGAGTTAAGAGTTAAGGCATGAAATGTAAGGAATACACATCTGGTCTGGGGAAAGGTTGTGCTGGCAGAGCCACGAATCAAAATGGGTGATCACAGTTAGCTTGTTGAAGCATTTCCACGATCGTTCCAGACGTTTTGTCACACAAGTCCCTAGGGGTCATGGCAACCCGACTTTCCaccacatcctcctcctcctcctcctccagggtTTTGCTTAACCACTACCCCATTTATCAGATTTCCTTCCTCTTCCttaaaaaacaaaccaaaaacaaGAGAAAACTGACTGAGGGCCTAGTCTCATTGACCAAAACTCACCCCGTCACTCTTGAAGTAGAGTCTGAAGTTTGTGATGAAGACTTTGCCTTTCAGTGCGCCATTGAAAGGGCAGATGTAAATGATGTCTTTGTCTGCAGGAgcaaaaggaagagagaggggggtagaaatgggatagacagagggggagagagagaagggagtcaaggtcaaaggtcaatgtGCGTCACCTTCAACAACCATTGTTGAACTCTGATTTCAAACCCCAAAGGCTCTTGCCCTCGTCTTTcagagaaacacaaacaaaaccatcCTCAGTGTCCCATTTGAATGCATGGGTGCACAAACACTGCATTGTCAGTCGTTTTAAATTCACTGCACTGGATATTCATTATAATTTCAATTGTGCACTTAAAGTCACCACTGTCCCCTTTCAAGTGATCTTTGCTTTCCTGTTGATGTACTTGTGAAGTTAAATGCCTCTGAATCTTTTAAGGGACCGTCTCTCCTGTCCTCAGCCACTCTAAAAGTGCTGCAAGCTTTCGCTCATTAGCTATTTATGCTACAATAAGAGCCTGCCACTTTCCACACAGACACTTTTAAATATTACATGCTGCGACTACCAAGATGGCATCAGGAAATAATGCTTCCAACAAAGTGCATACTGTaattcctcctctccatctgtttatttttattcactGTTTATCACACCCTGTCGTTCAGTCTGCCaaaaccatctctctctttcgatCACTCGCCCTTTCACAATGTCTTCAGCTCCGTCATTCTTGCTATGCCTTTACACTTTTCCATCTGTGTGTTCAGTATctttctacatctctctctctccttctctcacttgAGTTCTTCATCTTTCATTCCTGCTGTCTTGcattcctgacacacacacacacacacacacgcagtcatatctcccctctccccctcctttaACAAAGAAACAGCGAGACAGACTGCTGCACCCATATTTTGCCCCGGTGCTTTAACTGCAGATGCCAGCTGGGCACTGGGGCACAACACCGGGCCCTGTCCTGATGGcaggcacagagagaggagagggcccgCCCTCTCTAAAATCAGTGCCCCAGGGGGGCAGAGGGATCCGCAGCACAGCCGCGCGGTGGCACCTTGTATTATTTATACCAAACACCGGCTTTCCTCTGGACCTTGGCTCAAAACACTGCCTTTAAAAGGCAAAAGCACTGGGAACAGGGGATGTGCTGGGGCCGGTGGTACAGACTGTTGGATTagttgcatcacacacacacatgtaattcATTCACTTGATGATGTAATGACAGCACTGGTATGGAAAGACAGTGGTGGACCTCACTAACTTCATATGAAAATTAATGGTATTTCCACACagacagattaaaaaaaaagttagaaGTTAGCGTAGGTAGATACATAGAGATACAACATACAGACTGGTGGTAATTCAGACAGAGAGTAGACCAAAGCTTCTTTTCCATCAGATTTTCAAGTGAATTAACTCTTATATCGATTTAATTTTTGAGCGTCAAAAAGGTTTTCCATCAACAGAAAAGTTCTAGCGAATTAGCAAATTAGAATGTAGGGAATGGAACACTTTGATGGAATGCGCGACAATTGTAGCCTTCAAGCTGACAGACAAATTTGCACTCTGAATTATTGACTGCTACTTATTGAGATCAGCATGGGCATCACTTCGAACATGTTCCATAATTTTTATGTTGACTTAACTCTCGCTATACCACCTCTGCCGAGCGAACTAACTCACGTGTCGCACCAACTTTTTGATTTTTAAGTTAATTATCTTTTGGATGGAAAAAGGGCTCATTAAGACTTTTCTCAGAGAGCTAGTTTAAAAACAATATACAAGCACATGTGTATTCTCTTTCAACTACCTCTAAAAGAGGCCTACTGGCACATCTACTGATGTGTATGCTGTATTTAGTTGCATTCAGAGAGATCTACTCACATTCAGGGTACTTTACAGATAGATCTACGTCCACCGATAAACTTAAAGACAGATGGTGATGCATGCAAACAGGAACTCACCgatcactctctcctcccctggCAATAGGGCAACATCAGCCAGCGGCTCCATCTTCAGACTCTCATTGGATGCCTGTagatacgcatacacacacacacacacacacacacacacacacacacacacacacacgggcaaatGAGCACATctgaatatacatatataagaGAGCAACAATACCAAATGTATTCACAACGGTAACAACTCACGTGCATTCACACAACgcaacactcacaaacatacaacTAAGAAAAGTGCATAAGCAGTCTCACAGGCACATTTTTGTGCATTCCCTTGCATATGAGCACAAGGCTTCCTCAGTTGTAAAtcttatacacagacacacacacacacacacacacagctggcatTTCCATTTCCGAAACAAACCATGCACCCACAAGTGACAGCGGAGTGGTGTGTGTAGGACAGGTCGGTCCTCTACTATGCTGCTAGTTTTGTCTGGAGCTCAGCAAACTGAGCCATGACACCCACCAGTCACAGGGGAAGTGGCTTTCACAATGTTGACTAACCGAACATCAGGTAGACGATTACAAGAAAGACAGGCCGagccagagagaagagaaagtgagagaaagagagaaagtaggggaggagagaggggagggagggagggagggagggactgCAATGTTGAGGAGGAATGAGAGCAAAGATGGGGTGAAACATGCAAGAAGGCAGTCGAggggaaaaaggaaaataacgatcaagaggcagagagagagagagggagaaagcaaaagagagagcgagagaatggAAAAAGAGAAGGTTACGCTGTCTGTCTGACAGCACCAGCCTGCTCGCTCACtcgcactccctctctcttcctctctcttcctctctcttcctcgctcttcctctctctccgtctctctctctctctcattctctctccctctctctgtaggcctaacagtgTGCAGCTACTGGATCCAGATTGTCTGTCCCAGGGGCGATTTTCCGGCTGCCAGCTGAAGGTTACTGAAGTGGAATGTGGGATGAAgtgccattctctctctccctctgtgtgtgtgtgtgtgtgtgtgtgtgtgtgtgtgtgtgaaagagaaagagagagtaagagggtcagagagagagtgagtgagaggactGTGCTCTGCTACAGTACTGGGCGCCCACTGTACAGGCAGGCCACAGGGAGGCACAATGCTGGGCTTCATGGGTAATGGTCTGACCCAGCCCTCTGGAGGTGACTAATGGACCCAAAACAAGCCAACCCCGCTGCCCACAGACCACAGAATCCCAGTATGGGACCAGGCAGGTGGGCCTGATGCCTTCAACTGGCCAGAGGACTAGCACACGACTGAGAGGGAgaataaatagagagagagaacaagatggatatggacagagagagagacacagacagacacacatggataaagagagagggatagatagatagatagagagacagcTTGTATCTGCCTATTTGTCAAGCCAATAAAGCACTTTCTGTATTtgaattggagagagagagagagagagagagagagagagagagagagatacacaatAAAGGCATATGGAAATAAAGATAAGGGGAGATAGAGAAGCATCATATAAAATGAATTGGATAAATATCACAAGATGATCAGTGAAGCGAGTGGCACGAGGAAGAGCAGAGCCAGTGAAAGTGGGATGGACACGCTGAGGTGAAGAGAGTGGGGAAAACATAAAGAGCGCAGGAGGAAAGGTGGATGTCTGAAAGACGAAACCCACCGCAGAAAAGGAGAAGTGAGAGCAAAGGTGGGTGAATAACAGTGAAATGGAGAGGAAAAGCAAACATTAGGTCTAGGCAGACAAGAAGGCAGTCAGGCAAGAAAACATGCAAACAGGGCTTTTTGTCAGGGCAGAATCAGTGGCCAATATGGTCTAATGGAAGGGAATATAcatttaagaacaaaattattcatacccctggcaaatactgatttaatgttgattttctctttatcaattatgtttgttctgactgtaaatgacactgccacatgccaaatgGTTGCATGGTGCCTCACGCCTTGGCAAAGACAGGCTGGGCTGAGACGATGGCACAGACAGCTACTCTGCTTATCTTGGCACTGCCAACTAAAAGCGCTGAACGAGAGGTACTGTCTCGACCACATGCTGGTGAACGATGCCG
It encodes:
- the mtm1 gene encoding myotubularin isoform X1 — protein: MASASIPAYNSIPLENSSSQNASNESLKMEPLADVALLPGEERVIDKDIIYICPFNGALKGKVFITNFRLYFKSDGDHVVVLDVPLGAISRVEKMGGASSRGENSYGLDITCKDMRNLRFALKQEGHSRRDIFEILFRYAFPLSHGLPLFAYLSQEKFDENGWHVYKPMEEYRRQGLPTDKWRISFINEDYKLCDTYPTILVVPFKATEDDLQKVATFRSRCRIPVLSWINKENQAVIVRCSQPLVGMSGKRNKDDERYLEMIREANGTTKLTIFDARPNVNAVANKATGGGYEGDDAYQNAELVFLDIHNIHVMRESLKKLKDIVYPNVEEAHWLSSLESTHWLEHIKLVLSGAIQVADKVSSGNSVVVHCSDGWDRTAQLTSLAMLMLDSHYRTLRGFQVLLEKEWIGFGHKFASRIGHGDKNHADQDRSPIFLQFIDCVWQMTKQFPTAFEFNERLLMVILDHLYSCRFGTFLYNCENVRDNNLLRTKTVSLWSLVNSDTSSFINPFYTEESSRVLYPVASMRHLELWVTYYIRWNPRIRQQQQSPVEQRYRELLALRDQYLKKLQELQLSDSSPSTHLSNSSTPSAASPTQHITRLQTPF
- the mtm1 gene encoding myotubularin isoform X2, encoding MASASIPAYNSIPLENSSSQNASNESLKMEPLADVALLPGEERVIDKDIIYICPFNGALKGKVFITNFRLYFKSDGDHVVVLDVPLGAISRVEKMGGASSRGENSYGLDITCKDMRNLRFALKQEGHSRRDIFEILFRYAFPLSHGLPLFAYLSQEKFDENGWHVYKPMEEYRRQGLPTDKWRISFINEDYKLCDTYPTILVVPFKATEDDLQKVATFRSRCRIPVLSWINKENQAVIVRCSQPLVGMSGKRNKDDERYLEMIREANGTTKLTIFDARPNVNAVANKATGGGYEGDDAYQNAELVFLDIHNIHVMRESLKKLKDIVYPNVEEAHWLSSLESTHWLEHIKLVLSGAIQVADKVSSGNSVVVHCSDGWDRTAQLTSLAMLMLDSHYRTLRGFQVLLEKEWIGFGHKFASRIGHGDKNHADQDRSPIFLQFIDCVWQMTKQFPTAFEFNERLLMVILDHLYSCRFGTFLYNCENVRDNNLLRTKTVSLWSLVNSDTSSFINPFYTEESSRVLYPVASMRHLELWVTYYIRWNPRIRQQQSPVEQRYRELLALRDQYLKKLQELQLSDSSPSTHLSNSSTPSAASPTQHITRLQTPF